The sequence below is a genomic window from Mus musculus strain C57BL/6J chromosome 4, GRCm38.p6 C57BL/6J.
GCTAGGCAGTCTGGGCCTGATAActggggagggacagggaggcAGCTTCACACAGATGGTCTAAAGCTCTCGACTCAGGAGTAACAGGAGGAGCTCAAGCCTTGTTTCTTTCCTTAGATTCTCGACTATCTCTTTGCACACGGACAGCTTTGTGAGAAGGGTTTTGACCCTCTTTTAGTGGAAGAGGCTCTGGAAATGCACCAGTGTTCAGAAGAAAAGGTAAGAACCTTTATGCATTCACAGGAGCAGAGTTGACTGCTGTACTCCCTGGCCCCTGCACTGCCTTTTCTTACTAGTCACTGTAGGCAGAAGCAGTCAAAGACAGACTCCAGTGTCCAGACAAGGAGTCTTGCATTTAGTATAGATAAAACATGGAGTTGAATCCCAGTGATAGGAAGGGGAAGTAGAGTTGCGCTAAAAGCCAGGCTTTTGGAAGACAGTGACTGTTGATAGTCTTTTTGCCTTCCCTTCTATCTAGAAAGCATACTTTAGGGGTTAAATACTTTGTCTTGGTGGGAATATTCATGTGGGCAGGAGCTCGTCCAGAGGTCAGCAAGTGAATTGTTACTTTCGAGGGAACCTTAAAGACCCATGGGACTGCTTGAAGGAGGCAGAATCTTCACCTGCAGTATACACCTACATTCAGCTGCTCTGCGTGGCTCAACTCTTTCTGAAAAAAATTTGTTCTCCTTTATCCCATAGATGATGGAGTTTCTTCAGTTAATGAGCAAATTTAAGGAAATGGGCTTTGAACTGAAAGACATTAAGGAAGTTTTGCTATTACACAACAATGACCAGGACAATGCTCTGGAAGACCTCATGGCCCGGGCTGGAGCCAGCTGAGACCTGGCCCTGCTACGGCCCTGCCACAGCACCACCATTCCCCAAGGAGGCTCTGCACAGCTCACTTGTGGGGAAGACGGGACATGCTTCCAGATTTTCTTTGGGGGTTAGAAGGTCGGATGTGGAGTTGACACTtgttagtctctgtgagcccaggcCTGAGCTGGGGGAAAGTAGGAAGATTTGGGCATATATGCTCTCTATTGGTTCCTTCCATATTAAACATACCTGTGTTTTGAGAAGTGTCCTTCCCACTTTGGGCTTTCAGAAGGAATACTTGGTTCTTTCTGGGGTCTCTAATGTTCTCAGCCAAAACCTGGCCTGGCTACCAAGAAGAGTGGGAAGACAGGAGGAGCAGACTGCTGCTGTTTTGGGGCTagatcctttcctctcctctctgctgCACCACTGTCAGACTGGGCTCTAACCCAAGTGGAATGCAACTGAGAGGGTCTTCCTGGGCCCGCCTTCCCCGACAGCCCTAGTGTTACACTGGTTCTGGAGTGTCTCTGCGGTACAAAGATGCACTTTTCTTCATGGGGCAAAGTCTGCCTCTTCTGCCAGGCAGTTCCCATTTGCCCCTGTCCAGACTGTTTCTTTTGGCTTAGACCATAATCCTCTGCTGCCCGGGGCATTGGAGCCCCTGTGCTAGGAAGCTGTCAGTTTTGAGTATCATTGGCCCTTTCCAGCACATGGGTGAGAAAACAGGCCACGACTTGTCACTCAGCACTAACCCCCAGTTCTTGAACAGCCTCCTCCAGCCCTGCTTTAGGATGACACAATGAATAACACCTAGGCATAGAAACCAgtctctttggtttgtttgtattATGTTCTACAATATTAAAGATCTAAATACAAAGGATATAATACAGTCTTGAATCTAAAGTAATTTGCTAACTATTTTGATTCTTCAGAGAACTactaataaaaatctaaaaggTATGCCATGCTGCCTTAACctctttattttgaaaaatggTTTGACTCAGGACAGTGGGTAGATTACGGGTAGCACAGTCATTTCTGGCCTGGAACAGAGCCTAGTTGTCCCTTTCATATCAGTATCCTTTTCCCACTGAGGGCCTATGGGACTCAGAGGCTGGCCATCctgtctcatctttttttttttgtttttttggtttttttttgttttataaatacagACTCTCTAAACCTGGTCTAGTGCAGCCTGTGGAACAAGGGTATATGCTTTCTTGCTAAAGTGGAGAAGGGGTATACAGGTTTTGAGGTATCCTTTAAAATATGACAAGTCAAGTCCCTTTGCTTGTGACTACTACCAGTCACAGGCAAGGTTAAAGTGCTTCCCCGGCTCTCAGTGGTGCTCCTATAGCTGACAGTTCATCCTTAAAATTTCTAGTACTTATCTTTAGTAGAATCCCACATCCTTTTGGTGTTCTTGGTTGGGAATGGCCTCTGATTTTTAGTGGTTATGTGAGAGGCCTTAAGCTAGGAACAGGCTGCCATCTGGTGGTCAGTTCAAGCACTGCCCGTGGCTGCCAGACAAGCCTTTCAGCTCTTTTATAGAGCCAGACCTCACTATAGTCCAGGTTTAGACCATAATCCTCTGCTGCCCGGCTAATTCCTTTGAATTTAGTCCTCAGCATCCCAGATGCTGGGGTTACACATGAACAGTGTCACACCTGGCTTATCTTGGCTTTTTAAATATAACATCCTAAAACCATAGAGTTCTTAAATGTATGTGGTAATGGCTTCAGGGCCCAGGCTGTGACACATGAATCTCAGGTTAACTCAGGAAGACCTATGAAACTAACGGACTCTTGGAGGCTGTTTCCCTTGGGGTTCTCTCTGTTTAAAAGGTGATACAAGAgatgggaagatggttcagttaGTGTATGTGGTACAAGCATAAGAACTGCGTAGAAAGCCTGGAGTAGCTGGTTGTAATGGTGTATGCTACATCTTTAATCTTGGCATTTGTGAGGCAGGACTACTTTGTgagctggtctacatagagaactccaggactgcatagagaggcactgtctcaaaagaaagccTGGAGCGGTGGtctgagaagggaagggagagacaagAATTTTGGACTTGTTGGCTAATCAGTCTGGGTAGATCAACAGGGAGACACTTGcttcaaaaataaggtagagaatgaTTTGAGGGTACCTGGTAACATCTGTCCTGCACACACAGCAATACAGCAAGAACTCATTTGAAGAGATGTGTGTTTGTTGCTGTGTCAGAAGATTCAGACTGCTGACTGTAGACTCAGTCCCAAGACACCCGTAGCAAAGGCCCTTGAGTGTTGCTGGCCTAGTACCTTGGACCACTCAAGCCTTGGCAATAGACTTGCCTGAGATCTCCCAGCCTGTTTAATCATTCAGAGGCACTGGGAATGAGGAGTCATAGACAGGAGCTAGGACCTGCCACAAGAACTATGAGGGCTGGCAGACACTGACATGGGCCTGCTgttttagcaaaaaagaaaaattaatgagaaaaCCGTGCTGCTGTTGGCACCCTCAAAGCTGGATTGCAGGGAAGGAAACTAAAAGCATACCCTGGACCTCAGGTGCTCTTAAGAAAGATATCAAGAGTTGttcgccaggtgtggtggctcacgcctttaatcccagcacttgggaggcagaggcaggtggatttctgagttccaggccagcctggtccacaaagtgagttccaggccagccagggatatacagagaaaccctgtctcgaaaaaccaaaaccaaaccaaaacaaaaacaaccaaaccaaaacaaaaaaagagttgttCATTTTATAATTTCCAAAACTAAATTTCCACTCCCTGCTGGGAAGGAGTTCACCTGACTGCCTGGCTGGTACCAGTGTCTTTGAAGACAGAAAGGCACTGTCAGCAATAAGGCTGTTGGCTCAACTTGTGCTCCCTAACCTCTGACCTCCGATGTCCAAGTTAACATTAAACATCCTAGTCTTATCCTCAAATTTAGGACATCTACAAAGTTAATAGACCAAGTCCCTACAGATGCAGGTTGGCAAAGTGACTACTACTCTGAGCCCCAAATAAAAGGGGACATGAAGGCTTTCAGCCTAGTACTTTGTTACAGGTGGCCCTGTAGTTGGGAGTTGAGATGAGGTCTGTCCCTGAGTAGTGGGTCATCCAAGGCCATGTATGGCTAGGTTGACCCTAGGGGCAGGACAGGGAGGGGTCGTTTTTAGGaaggccctggcagagcctcttccAGCCCCAGAGAGCACAGCAGTGTCCATCCAGAGTGAGACATGCTCTAAGACACCACAGTTCTTTCGGGGGCTGCAGCGGGCCTGTGGCTGGTGAGGTAGAGCTGTAGCTGGCTTCTCAGACTTTGGATGCACCTGGACTTCAAAGCCATGATTTCATCCAGCTGGGTCACAAAATCTTCAAAATCCTGAGGAGAAACAACACAACTGGAGCCTTTTCACTTGACGGCTGTCTGTCAGATCATCTTTTCTagcctgtctttttgtttttcacgTTTTCATGTGTCTGAATGTTTCGTCCACACATCACTTGTGTGCCCGGTGCTACCCACAGAAtttagaagaggacatcagatctcctgggactggagttctagatggttatgagtcaccatgtgggtgctaggaatcaaacctgagtcctccaCAAGAGTAAAAAGTGCTCCCTAGTTCATTGAACTAGGAACATTTCAGAACCCAAGTCCCTCTTCCCCAGGGGAAAACCTTAGAAGTTTCTATGGACTGGGTGACACTTTTGAGACACTTTGTAAGTGAAGACTATTCTGGAAAAAGGGTACTTACAGTGCTTTGGGTCTTCAGGTTGCAAGAAGCAAGGTGGTTCACTGCTACAGTAGTCATAGGGAGGGACCCCATTCCCATCTCCACCTAGACCCTCTGAGGGCCACAAGGCCTCAACAGTTAGTGTGCAACAGCAAAACTTTGTTGTTGTATCTACACCATGGCAAACAGATGACCACTGAACAAAGCACAATGAGTTGTCAGTAGCCCACATATCTGTCCAGTACTACTTACATTAGAATCCATCTGGGTCATTAAGGTCTCCTCCTTCAAGTCCAGCTCAGCCATTTCATCCAGCTGTTCTTTGTGTGCACGGATAATCACCTGCCTGGGAACATGTTGAAGAACAGCCTATGAACACTGAGCCTCATTTCTATACTAGGAGCTTGTAGCCTCTTCCTGGTGTTTTAAGACCAGCTGGCAgctccttgctctctctgttcTGTTCTTAGAACTAGTCAAGGGGCCAGGGGGTGCCCACAGGTTAtagggggagaaagagacagacagacagatttttCAAGCTCATCCCTGCCTCCCCTGCTGCTTCACAAGGGTTGCCTGTTCCCCACAGCTCCCTTCACAGAGGCTGTAAGACAGTGACGACTAGTATGTTTGGTACTAAGTCTGCTCTTATTTTTGCTTGTGGAGGGTTCAGGACCTAAGCAGGTCAAACTCTAATGACTACAGAACAGTAAGCTCTCCCAGTGAAGAGGCAAGCTCCAGTCTAAGCAAATAGGAAAGGGCATGGGGTACTGAAGGGGCTCAAGTCTTAAGAACAAAGTCCAACTTACTGTGCCTGCTCCGGTGTAAGTGGACAATATGTCCTCAAGGCCTTGGAAGAACAGCTGGGGACCACAGGAGAGTCTGAATCTAAGCACCTTGAGATTGGCCTGTGCCTGAGCCATGCGATGTCCTCGTTGTAATGAGGCTTGTTGGAATCTGTAGAGGAAACAAGCTCCTGGCAGCTAACCCCTGTAGGATGTTTTCTCTCCTGGGCCCAGGGACGGCCAACTCCATTACTACTTCCTGTACATGAGGTGAGGAAAGGTGTAGAATAGGGTACTCCGGCATGTATGTTGGAGGACGGCTTTCTGGGGAATGTGAGGGAGCCCCCCAGTTCAGTCTCTTCAGCACGGTCATCATATAGCTTACTACCCATATGATTCTCAGGCAAGAGTATTGGCCTTCTGGTCTGGTAGGCCTCTCTACCGGGCAATTTGTCAGGTGAATGCTGGTGGATGGGTGACGGGGACAGAGCTGGAAGATCACCACTAGGCCGATTGTCAGGGGGAGATGAAGATAGCCATAGGCACTCAGTAGCTGAAGACACTGGCAAAGCAGCCTCTTGATCATAAGATGGGACTGTGTGTCCTGCTGCTGGCCCTCCTACAATCTCAGCCATGAAACCATAGCCAGCTCCATCCTGGGCAATTTGCTCCAAGGACGAAAGGTCCTCATGACAGGGGGTCTCCAGGAGGGACATAGTGAGGGGAGCCATGAGTCCAGAAGCATTTGCAGAACACATCTGTATCTGCTCTCCAGAGTCCTCTTGGAAAGGAGTGCTGCTGTTCACTCTTCCTGGAGTGTGAGTCACTCTGTTTTCACTGACTTCTCTTAATGGTGTGCAGACTCTGTCTCTTTGGTCTGGGGATCCAGAAACAGCCACATGGGACAGTGGAAAAGACAGCCCATTTTCCGGGGATGGGGATGACAAGCTGCCCTCAGCTTGCTCAGGAACCTCACTTGTGAAGGCCTCCAGTCTGATGTCAGAGACTTGAGCTTCACCCGGTTTTTGGTGATGCACAAAATCTACCTGTGAAGAGGAAGGTTTCTGGGCCCGGTTGTCCTTAGGAGAAGGTCCTGAGGAGGCAGAGTCTTCCTCCTTGCTCCAGTCTGGGCATACCATACTTGGGCTGTGGCTTTGACTGAGTGCTCCTCTTCTGTGGCTGATGATGGGGTCCCTGGAATACACCCAGCTGTCAGCTGGCCGCTTCTTACTGCCATCCGTCTCAGAGCTGAAAAGCAAACATTGCTGCCTTTCTGCTGCCTGCTCCTCAGGGCTGTGCTCCCTGTCCTGATGAAGGAAGAAGGAACTTCCGCTCCTTTCCAAGGCTGTGCTCCCCTGTTTCATGGCCGGCTGACTGGAGCCGTGCGAGAAAGAATCCTCACTGAAGTCACTGTCATCAAGGTCCTCAGCCTGGGCTCCATCACGGTTCTCAGGGTTAGAGTGGAGGGGAAAGCCAGTCTCACTCTGGAGCCGACCTTCTGAAGGCCTGTGCTGGCATAAAAGCCTCTGCAGGGGTTGGTAATTTAGCTTCTGCTTGAGGAGCGGTGGCTGCTGGAACTGCTGGTGGTAGAATCGCAAatgctcctccctttccttttgcTGTAGAATGGGGTTTGTCCAGGCTTCGGGGGCAAGCCCGGCAGGTGTGCCCACCTTGCTGTCCTGAGTGGCTTCTAAGTGGTGGCTGTTAGCAAGGAGCCGAGGTCGGGACAGGAGCTGCTTCTGCACTGGCTGGACTGGCTGCACCTTCTTCCCTCTCGTGGGCAGCCTGACACGCAGCAGACCTTCTCCTGGGTCTGAGGCCCTGCCCTCCCACCCAACAGCAATCTTGCTGCCAATTTGACTTTTCTCAGAGCACAGTGGTGCCGACTCTGCTCCCTTTTTTATCGAATGGCCAGATCTCGTAGTTCCTTTGCGAGGGCTAGCCTTCATGTCCCACTCTGGAGTGGGACTCCCTCGGGAACTACTTTTTTTACCAGGGGTTTTAGGTCCAGAGGTAAAGGGGACGTTGGGAACATGGCTGGCCAAAGGATGGGCTTTAACTTTTGTGGGGCCTGGGGCCACAGTAAGTGACTGCTGAAGTCCCAGCTTAACTTTTTTGGGGGAGCACTTGTCCCCGGGGAGGGTGACAGGGGAGCTCTGAATTCGTTTTGGAGAGGCGTTTGCAGATGTCTGATTCTGACTGGTAGCTGAAGCACAACACTTAACGCCTTTCTTTAGTTCCTTCACCCTGTAAATGACCATTTAACGTTAACTGTGTATTTATCTGTGTCTGTGACTCCTTTCCTACAgctaaacaacaaacaacaaggaAAAGTCGGTCTAGGATTCTAAGTTCTTTTTTACTCTGGCAGAGAATAGAGGAAAAGGCAGTCTCCTTTAACATGAGTGCTATACTTGAACTAAGACAAGTGTCTCCTGAGAATATAAGCATGCACACAACAATACACGACTGAAGAGTCTGCAAATCACTACAGACCCACGTAAGGGACAAGCTAGGACTGAGAACCTTACTATACTCATGCAGAGCCTGCTCCTGAAGATGGGCTAACTCAGGAATTCATGTCTACCCTTCACCTACAATCCCACAAATCTTACAAACAATACCCTGTAGCGCTTCTCTGGGAAGGTGAATTCCCCTTAATCTGCAGCTCAGAAAGCAAAACCTCCAAAATGCCGCAGGTTGTGCTAGTCCCACACAGGGAAAGATGATGTGTGTTTTCACCATCGCCTAACTTAGCATTACTGGCATTCTGTTTTGGGTAAAATTGTTTATCATAGAGGCTCTATTTATTGGAGATATTGGATAATATGTGATTTTTATGCCGTAGATACCAgtagcaccccctcccccaaatgatAATCAAAAATGTTCTTACTTCTGGGGGCTGGAaggatagctcagaggttaagagcactgctgcttttgcagaagacccccAGGttaagttcccaggacccacatggtggctcacaaccctctgtaactcca
It includes:
- the Kif24 gene encoding kinesin-like protein KIF24 isoform X4, which produces MRKKKQLTLLNIFFRLFAREDSKHVVQIAGLRELQVDSVELLLQVILKGSKERSTGATGVNADSSRSHAIIQIQIKDSAKRTFGRISFIDLAGSERAADARDSDRQTKMEGAEINQSLLALKECIRALDQEHTHTPFRQSKLTQVLKDSFIGNAKTCMIANISPSHIATEHTLNTLRYADRVKELKKGVKCCASATSQNQTSANASPKRIQSSPVTLPGDKCSPKKVKLGLQQSLTVAPGPTKVKAHPLASHVPNVPFTSGPKTPGKKSSSRGSPTPEWDMKASPRKGTTRSGHSIKKGAESAPLCSEKSQIGSKIAVGWEGRASDPGEGLLRVRLPTRGKKVQPVQPVQKQLLSRPRLLANSHHLEATQDSKVGTPAGLAPEAWTNPILQQKEREEHLRFYHQQFQQPPLLKQKLNYQPLQRLLCQHRPSEGRLQSETGFPLHSNPENRDGAQAEDLDDSDFSEDSFSHGSSQPAMKQGSTALERSGSSFFLHQDREHSPEEQAAERQQCLLFSSETDGSKKRPADSWVYSRDPIISHRRGALSQSHSPSMVCPDWSKEEDSASSGPSPKDNRAQKPSSSQVDFVHHQKPGEAQVSDIRLEAFTSEVPEQAEGSLSSPSPENGLSFPLSHVAVSGSPDQRDRVCTPLREVSENRVTHTPGRVNSSTPFQEDSGEQIQMCSANASGLMAPLTMSLLETPCHEDLSSLEQIAQDGAGYGFMAEIVGGPAAGHTVPSYDQEAALPVSSATECLWLSSSPPDNRPSGDLPALSPSPIHQHSPDKLPGREAYQTRRPILLPENHMGSKLYDDRAEETELGGSLTFPRKPSSNIHAGVPYSTPFLTSCTGSSNGVGRPWAQERKHPTGVSCQELVSSTDSNKPHYNEDIAWLRHRPISRCLDSDSPVVPSCSSKALRTYCPLTPEQAQQVIIRAHKEQLDEMAELDLKEETLMTQMDSNDFEDFVTQLDEIMALKSRCIQSLRSQLQLYLTSHRPAAAPERTVVS
- the Kif24 gene encoding kinesin-like protein KIF24 isoform X3 — translated: MIGTHQNPGLYALAAKDIFRQLKVSQSRRNLFVWISFYEIYCGQLYDLLNRRKRLFAREDSKHVVQIAGLRELQVDSVELLLQVILKGSKERSTGATGVNADSSRSHAIIQIQIKDSAKRTFGRISFIDLAGSERAADARDSDRQTKMEGAEINQSLLALKECIRALDQEHTHTPFRQSKLTQVLKDSFIGNAKTCMIANISPSHIATEHTLNTLRYADRVKELKKGVKCCASATSQNQTSANASPKRIQSSPVTLPGDKCSPKKVKLGLQQSLTVAPGPTKVKAHPLASHVPNVPFTSGPKTPGKKSSSRGSPTPEWDMKASPRKGTTRSGHSIKKGAESAPLCSEKSQIGSKIAVGWEGRASDPGEGLLRVRLPTRGKKVQPVQPVQKQLLSRPRLLANSHHLEATQDSKVGTPAGLAPEAWTNPILQQKEREEHLRFYHQQFQQPPLLKQKLNYQPLQRLLCQHRPSEGRLQSETGFPLHSNPENRDGAQAEDLDDSDFSEDSFSHGSSQPAMKQGSTALERSGSSFFLHQDREHSPEEQAAERQQCLLFSSETDGSKKRPADSWVYSRDPIISHRRGALSQSHSPSMVCPDWSKEEDSASSGPSPKDNRAQKPSSSQVDFVHHQKPGEAQVSDIRLEAFTSEVPEQAEGSLSSPSPENGLSFPLSHVAVSGSPDQRDRVCTPLREVSENRVTHTPGRVNSSTPFQEDSGEQIQMCSANASGLMAPLTMSLLETPCHEDLSSLEQIAQDGAGYGFMAEIVGGPAAGHTVPSYDQEAALPVSSATECLWLSSSPPDNRPSGDLPALSPSPIHQHSPDKLPGREAYQTRRPILLPENHMGSKLYDDRAEETELGGSLTFPRKPSSNIHAGVPYSTPFLTSCTGSSNGVGRPWAQERKHPTGVSCQELVSSTDSNKPHYNEDIAWLRHRPISRCLDSDSPVVPSCSSKALRTYCPLTPEQAQQVIIRAHKEQLDEMAELDLKEETLMTQMDSNDFEDFVTQLDEIMALKSRCIQSLRSQLQLYLTSHRPAAAPERTVVS
- the Kif24 gene encoding kinesin-like protein KIF24 isoform X1; its protein translation is MASWLYECLCEAELAQYYPHFTALGLQKIDELAKVTMKDYSRLGVHDMNDRKRLFQLIKIIKIMQEEDKALGIPEHPLQASSLYTKPREFRSGPRRQLHFDSPSASKDKMANNETGSLSNFSVDEQKSTYLKVLEHMLPDDSQCQTKIRAPDASAADASMQTETNAPLFSSNYFSPQLGNCDIPVIQRVSHVSGYNYGIPHSCVRQITSENPWTEMEKIRVCVRKRPLGVREVRRGEVNVITVEDKETLLVHEKKEAVDLTQYILQHVFYFDEVFGEACSNQDVYLKTAHPLIQHIFNGGSATCFAYGQTGAGKTYTMIGTHQNPGLYALAAKDIFRQLKVSQSRRNLFVWISFYEIYCGQLYDLLNRRKRLFAREDSKHVVQIAGLRELQVDSVELLLQVILKGSKERSTGATGVNADSSRSHAIIQIQIKDSAKRTFGRISFIDLAGSERAADARDSDRQTKMEGAEINQSLLALKECIRALDQEHTHTPFRQSKLTQVLKDSFIGNAKTCMIANISPSHIATEHTLNTLRYADRVKELKKGVKCCASATSQNQTSANASPKRIQSSPVTLPGDKCSPKKVKLGLQQSLTVAPGPTKVKAHPLASHVPNVPFTSGPKTPGKKSSSRGSPTPEWDMKASPRKGTTRSGHSIKKGAESAPLCSEKSQIGSKIAVGWEGRASDPGEGLLRVRLPTRGKKVQPVQPVQKQLLSRPRLLANSHHLEATQDSKVGTPAGLAPEAWTNPILQQKEREEHLRFYHQQFQQPPLLKQKLNYQPLQRLLCQHRPSEGRLQSETGFPLHSNPENRDGAQAEDLDDSDFSEDSFSHGSSQPAMKQGSTALERSGSSFFLHQDREHSPEEQAAERQQCLLFSSETDGSKKRPADSWVYSRDPIISHRRGALSQSHSPSMVCPDWSKEEDSASSGPSPKDNRAQKPSSSQVDFVHHQKPGEAQVSDIRLEAFTSEVPEQAEGSLSSPSPENGLSFPLSHVAVSGSPDQRDRVCTPLREVSENRVTHTPGRVNSSTPFQEDSGEQIQMCSANASGLMAPLTMSLLETPCHEDLSSLEQIAQDGAGYGFMAEIVGGPAAGHTVPSYDQEAALPVSSATECLWLSSSPPDNRPSGDLPALSPSPIHQHSPDKLPGREAYQTRRPILLPENHMGSKLYDDRAEETELGGSLTFPRKPSSNIHAGVPYSTPFLTSCTGSSNGVGRPWAQERKHPTGVSCQELVSSTDSNKPHYNEDIAWLRHRPISRCLDSDSPVVPSCSSKALRTYCPLTPEQAQQVIIRAHKEQLDEMAELDLKEETLMTQMDSNDFEDFVTQLDEIMALKSRCIQSLRSQLQLYLTSHRPAAAPERTVVS
- the Kif24 gene encoding kinesin-like protein KIF24 isoform X2, whose amino-acid sequence is MASWLYECLCEAELAQYYPHFTALGLQKIDELAKVTMKDYSRLGVHDMNDRKRLFQLIKIIKIMQEEDKALGIPEHPLQASSLYTKPREFRSGPRRQLHFDSPSASKDKMANNETGSLSNFSVDEQKSTYLKVLEHMLPDDSQCQTKIRAPDASAADASMQTETNAPLFSSNYFSPQLGNCDIPVIQRVSHVSGYNYGIPHSCVRLFAREDSKHVVQIAGLRELQVDSVELLLQVILKGSKERSTGATGVNADSSRSHAIIQIQIKDSAKRTFGRISFIDLAGSERAADARDSDRQTKMEGAEINQSLLALKECIRALDQEHTHTPFRQSKLTQVLKDSFIGNAKTCMIANISPSHIATEHTLNTLRYADRVKELKKGVKCCASATSQNQTSANASPKRIQSSPVTLPGDKCSPKKVKLGLQQSLTVAPGPTKVKAHPLASHVPNVPFTSGPKTPGKKSSSRGSPTPEWDMKASPRKGTTRSGHSIKKGAESAPLCSEKSQIGSKIAVGWEGRASDPGEGLLRVRLPTRGKKVQPVQPVQKQLLSRPRLLANSHHLEATQDSKVGTPAGLAPEAWTNPILQQKEREEHLRFYHQQFQQPPLLKQKLNYQPLQRLLCQHRPSEGRLQSETGFPLHSNPENRDGAQAEDLDDSDFSEDSFSHGSSQPAMKQGSTALERSGSSFFLHQDREHSPEEQAAERQQCLLFSSETDGSKKRPADSWVYSRDPIISHRRGALSQSHSPSMVCPDWSKEEDSASSGPSPKDNRAQKPSSSQVDFVHHQKPGEAQVSDIRLEAFTSEVPEQAEGSLSSPSPENGLSFPLSHVAVSGSPDQRDRVCTPLREVSENRVTHTPGRVNSSTPFQEDSGEQIQMCSANASGLMAPLTMSLLETPCHEDLSSLEQIAQDGAGYGFMAEIVGGPAAGHTVPSYDQEAALPVSSATECLWLSSSPPDNRPSGDLPALSPSPIHQHSPDKLPGREAYQTRRPILLPENHMGSKLYDDRAEETELGGSLTFPRKPSSNIHAGVPYSTPFLTSCTGSSNGVGRPWAQERKHPTGVSCQELVSSTDSNKPHYNEDIAWLRHRPISRCLDSDSPVVPSCSSKALRTYCPLTPEQAQQVIIRAHKEQLDEMAELDLKEETLMTQMDSNDFEDFVTQLDEIMALKSRCIQSLRSQLQLYLTSHRPAAAPERTVVS